One Vitis vinifera cultivar Pinot Noir 40024 chromosome 8, ASM3070453v1 genomic window carries:
- the LOC100265391 gene encoding nuclear transcription factor Y subunit B-1 isoform X2: MADAAASPGEGSHESGEQIPHSNVREQDRFLPIANISRIMKKALPANGKIAKDAKEIMQECVSEFISFITSEASDKCQREKRKTINGDDLLWAMATLGFEDYIDPLKLYLAAYREMEGDTKGPAKGGDGPARKDAAGAQSSINSHISHQGPYTQNVNYETPQSQTQHLMVPLDGTK, from the exons ATGGCCGACGCTGCTGCGAGCCCCGGCGAAGGTAGTCACGAGAGCGGCGAGCAGATCCCCCACTCGAACGTGCGCGAGCAAGATCGGTTTCTTCCGATCGCGAATATTAGCCGGATCATGAAGAAGGCGCTTCCCGCGAATGGAAAGATCGCTAAGGATGCGAAAGAGATCATGCAAGAATGCGTCTCGGAGTTCATCAGTTTCATCACTAGCGA GGCGAGTGATAAATGTCAGAGAGAGAAGAGGAAGACTATTAATGGGGATGATTTGCTCTGGGCAATGGCGACTTTAGGGTTTGAGGATTATATTGATCCGCTGAAGTTGTACTTGGCTGCATACAGAGAG ATGGAG GGTGACACCAAGGGACCGGCAAAGGGTGGAGATGGGCCGGCTAGGAAAGATGCAGCTGGAGCTCAATCAAGCATTAATTCCCAC ATTTCACATCAAGGTCCTTACACGCAAAATGTGAACTATGAGACTCCTCAA
- the LOC100265391 gene encoding nuclear transcription factor Y subunit B-1 isoform X1, giving the protein MADAAASPGEGSHESGEQIPHSNVREQDRFLPIANISRIMKKALPANGKIAKDAKEIMQECVSEFISFITSEASDKCQREKRKTINGDDLLWAMATLGFEDYIDPLKLYLAAYREGDTKGPAKGGDGPARKDAAGAQSSINSHISHQGPYTQNVNYETPQVISLPLSLHHICNIYTYLLFTYLVQWFKILI; this is encoded by the exons ATGGCCGACGCTGCTGCGAGCCCCGGCGAAGGTAGTCACGAGAGCGGCGAGCAGATCCCCCACTCGAACGTGCGCGAGCAAGATCGGTTTCTTCCGATCGCGAATATTAGCCGGATCATGAAGAAGGCGCTTCCCGCGAATGGAAAGATCGCTAAGGATGCGAAAGAGATCATGCAAGAATGCGTCTCGGAGTTCATCAGTTTCATCACTAGCGA GGCGAGTGATAAATGTCAGAGAGAGAAGAGGAAGACTATTAATGGGGATGATTTGCTCTGGGCAATGGCGACTTTAGGGTTTGAGGATTATATTGATCCGCTGAAGTTGTACTTGGCTGCATACAGAGAG GGTGACACCAAGGGACCGGCAAAGGGTGGAGATGGGCCGGCTAGGAAAGATGCAGCTGGAGCTCAATCAAGCATTAATTCCCAC ATTTCACATCAAGGTCCTTACACGCAAAATGTGAACTATGAGACTCCTCAAGTAATCTCCCTACCCCTCTCTCTCCATCACATATGCAACATATATACATACTTACTCTTTACATATTTAGTGCAatggtttaaaattttgatttga
- the LOC100265391 gene encoding nuclear transcription factor Y subunit B-1 isoform X3 yields the protein MADAAASPGEGSHESGEQIPHSNVREQDRFLPIANISRIMKKALPANGKIAKDAKEIMQECVSEFISFITSEASDKCQREKRKTINGDDLLWAMATLGFEDYIDPLKLYLAAYREGDTKGPAKGGDGPARKDAAGAQSSINSHISHQGPYTQNVNYETPQSQTQHLMVPLDGTK from the exons ATGGCCGACGCTGCTGCGAGCCCCGGCGAAGGTAGTCACGAGAGCGGCGAGCAGATCCCCCACTCGAACGTGCGCGAGCAAGATCGGTTTCTTCCGATCGCGAATATTAGCCGGATCATGAAGAAGGCGCTTCCCGCGAATGGAAAGATCGCTAAGGATGCGAAAGAGATCATGCAAGAATGCGTCTCGGAGTTCATCAGTTTCATCACTAGCGA GGCGAGTGATAAATGTCAGAGAGAGAAGAGGAAGACTATTAATGGGGATGATTTGCTCTGGGCAATGGCGACTTTAGGGTTTGAGGATTATATTGATCCGCTGAAGTTGTACTTGGCTGCATACAGAGAG GGTGACACCAAGGGACCGGCAAAGGGTGGAGATGGGCCGGCTAGGAAAGATGCAGCTGGAGCTCAATCAAGCATTAATTCCCAC ATTTCACATCAAGGTCCTTACACGCAAAATGTGAACTATGAGACTCCTCAA